The following proteins come from a genomic window of Pieris napi chromosome 15, ilPieNapi1.2, whole genome shotgun sequence:
- the LOC125056752 gene encoding uncharacterized protein LOC125056752: MDRLQFEFTMIASIDGKSNILAITSILTEEGKCYVLPDDMKPVIHHKYIVELNTFSKIKNSIKKRHQSRKIWVKLDEDLKKTYIDEEGNMQFLDQYLEEMSTKQPRGNDDNLQHILEKLIESTTKKENQHNLKHVSEKFIIEKFTSKNPNAVQWIENFEKECERFNITKDETKIDILRLFLENSSLDWYSSMVIKLSVNSEWNEWKDKFLETFRNQGWDVVTTAFTFKYKEGLLIDYAIKKERLILDINKSIDSRTMIDLIATGLPGFILNKLNRDELNNTTDLFNEIRKYEGMIFKKNSTITKNIYSYKNKTNEKKPCKTCESLDKGIRYHPEELCWFKKNKNESEKVFKAKNVNNNSIIEVDMNTEKKNE; the protein is encoded by the coding sequence atggACCGGCTGCAATTTGAGTTTACGATGATAGCCTCAATCGATGGCAAATCTAATATATTGGCCATAACATCAATATTGACAGAAGAAggaaaatgttatgttttacCTGATGACATGAAGCCGGTAATTcatcataaatatatagttgaattaaacactttttcaaaaataaaaaatagtataaagaAAAGGCACCAAAGCAGAAAGATATGGGTAAAATTAGATGAAGATCtaaagaaaacatatataGATGAGGAAGGTAATATGCAATTTTTAGATCAATATTTAGAGGAAATGAGCACAAAACAACCAAGAGGCAATGATGATAATTTGCAACATATCCtggaaaaattaatagaatctacgacaaaaaaagaaaatcaacataatttaaaacatgtttcagagaaatttattattgaaaaattcaCAAGTAAGAATCCTAATGCAGTGCAATGGATAGAGAATTTTGAAAAAGAGTGTGAgcgttttaatataacaaaagatgaaacaaaaatagatatattgagattatttttagaaaactcCAGTTTGGATTGGTATAGCTCGATGGTAATTAAACTATCAGTAAATTCTGAATGGAATGAATGGAAAGACAAATTTTTAGAAACTTTTAGGAACCAAGGGTGGGATGTAGTCACAACTGCTTTCACATTCAAGTATAAAGAAGGGCTGTTAATTGATTatgctataaaaaaagaacgGCTTATACTAGACATAAATAAATCGATAGATTCCAGAACAATGATAGATCTAATTGCAACTGGTTTACCTGGTTTTATCTTGAATAAGTTAAACAGGGACGAACTCAACAACACTACTGATTTGTTCAACGAGATAAGAAAATATGAAGGTATGATCTTCAAGAAAAACTCAACTATaacaaagaatatatattcttataaaaataaaactaatgagAAGAAGCCATGTAAGACTTGTGAATCCTTGGACAAAGGAATTAGATATCATCCGGAGGAGTTATGTTGgttcaagaaaaataaaaatgaatctgaaaaggtttttaaagccaaaaatgttaataataattcgatTATTGAAGTAGATATGAATACTGAGAAAAAAAACGAGTAA